In Alteromonas mediterranea DE, a single genomic region encodes these proteins:
- a CDS encoding hydroxymethylglutaryl-CoA reductase: MPKIPRSSDNDYTHDMSQTRREFIARETGTQLNHLGHYSIPPETLSGNIENFAGVAQVPIGFAGPMLVNGEHAKGEFYVPMATTEGTLTASYSRGMRLTREAGGITTTVIDDAMQRAPMFAFSNAREALAFGKWVEQNFEAIKRACDSTTSVGKLRDIEQYAASKLRWLRFNFTCGDAAGQNMVSKATKAGCEWIQANYPGAIEHFVLAANLDTDKKHSHLNSLHTRGKRVVAEVTLPKQLMTDIMHCPPEALFKQRQYSNMGALMAGSVNNGAHFANGITAMFIACGQDVANVAESSAGFTYAEITPNGDYYFSVTIPSLIVATYGGGTGLATQNECLRVLGCTQRGSVNKFAEIVAATVLCGDLSLGSAVVADEWVSSHERLGRNR; this comes from the coding sequence ATGCCTAAAATCCCACGTTCTTCAGACAACGACTATACCCATGATATGAGCCAGACCCGCCGTGAGTTTATTGCCCGCGAGACAGGCACTCAGTTAAACCACTTAGGGCACTACTCCATTCCGCCTGAAACCTTATCAGGCAACATAGAAAACTTTGCCGGCGTTGCACAGGTACCTATTGGCTTTGCGGGCCCAATGTTAGTAAACGGAGAGCACGCAAAGGGGGAGTTTTACGTTCCGATGGCGACGACAGAAGGCACGCTAACAGCCAGCTACAGCAGAGGTATGCGCTTAACGAGAGAGGCAGGCGGTATTACTACGACGGTTATTGATGATGCTATGCAGCGAGCACCTATGTTCGCGTTTAGCAATGCCAGAGAGGCGTTAGCGTTTGGAAAATGGGTAGAGCAAAACTTTGAAGCCATTAAACGAGCCTGTGATAGTACCACCAGCGTAGGCAAACTAAGGGATATTGAGCAATATGCTGCATCTAAGCTACGCTGGCTTAGATTCAACTTCACCTGCGGCGATGCCGCTGGTCAAAACATGGTGAGCAAAGCCACGAAAGCAGGCTGCGAATGGATTCAAGCGAATTACCCCGGCGCTATCGAGCATTTTGTCTTAGCGGCGAACCTAGATACCGATAAAAAGCACTCTCACTTAAACTCGCTACATACCAGAGGAAAGCGCGTTGTCGCTGAGGTCACTTTACCCAAGCAACTTATGACAGACATTATGCACTGCCCACCCGAAGCTTTGTTTAAACAGCGCCAATATTCGAACATGGGCGCGCTGATGGCCGGTAGCGTTAACAATGGCGCCCACTTCGCTAACGGCATTACCGCCATGTTCATCGCTTGCGGGCAAGATGTTGCTAACGTAGCTGAGTCGTCAGCGGGCTTCACCTACGCCGAGATCACGCCAAATGGTGACTATTACTTCTCGGTCACCATTCCATCGTTAATTGTGGCTACGTATGGCGGTGGGACGGGCTTGGCAACCCAAAATGAATGTTTACGCGTACTTGGCTGTACACAAAGAGGTAGCGTGAATAAGTTTGCTGAAATTGTTGCGGCGACTGTGTTGTGCGGCGACCTATCTTTGGGTTCTGCTGTGGTCGCGGATGAATGGGTGAGCAGTCACGAGCGACTAGGTAGGAACCGTTAG
- a CDS encoding tetratricopeptide repeat protein has translation MKKLTTLSTTVILGLGLALSHTAMAQANEVTESTAPTSALSETATNPLKTLQHQWAHINYELDDAEKEKAFVALINTAKSFVKAEPNNPELLIWQGIIQSSTAGAKGGLGALDFAKDARKSFEQAMRLDENALSGSAMTSLGVLYHKLPGWPISFGSDKKAEKLLKHALEINPDGIDPNYFYAEYLFDNGKYEQALKFAKKALDAPARADRPIADSGRKREIALLEAKIARKS, from the coding sequence ATGAAGAAATTAACCACGCTTAGCACCACGGTAATTCTAGGACTCGGTCTGGCATTAAGCCATACGGCTATGGCTCAAGCTAACGAGGTCACAGAAAGTACAGCGCCGACATCTGCCTTAAGTGAAACAGCAACCAACCCGTTAAAGACACTTCAGCATCAGTGGGCACATATTAACTATGAACTTGATGATGCAGAAAAGGAAAAAGCATTCGTCGCCCTTATTAATACCGCTAAATCTTTCGTTAAGGCAGAACCCAACAACCCTGAACTATTGATTTGGCAAGGCATAATTCAATCCAGTACAGCCGGTGCCAAGGGCGGACTTGGTGCTCTGGACTTCGCAAAGGATGCTCGTAAGAGTTTTGAACAAGCAATGCGATTGGACGAAAACGCACTCTCTGGCTCTGCGATGACCAGTCTAGGTGTGCTGTATCATAAACTTCCGGGCTGGCCTATTAGTTTCGGTAGCGACAAAAAAGCTGAGAAATTGCTAAAGCATGCGCTTGAAATAAACCCTGACGGAATAGATCCCAACTATTTCTACGCCGAGTACTTGTTCGATAATGGAAAATATGAGCAAGCGCTCAAGTTCGCCAAGAAAGCGCTCGACGCCCCAGCGCGCGCTGATCGTCCTATTGCAGATTCAGGTCGCAAAAGAGAGATCGCTTTATTGGAAGCGAAAATAGCGAGAAAAAGTTAG
- a CDS encoding SDR family oxidoreductase, whose translation MNIEWRNQVVLLTGATGGIGKAIAKALDEKGAHIILTGRSKAKLEQLQQNLTLHHTAVMADITSDEGRDRVVSACQRLPLSILVNNAGITYVGEFVGTPIESIVSTNMLAPMLLTQRLLPLLERRPSAHIVNVGSAFGGIGFAAHGTYCATKFALKGWTEAMHREFSDSKIKFHYLAPRATRTDINDQRAIALNDALGNQTDEPDAVAQAFIKQLENNLARVALGRAERFFAKLNALVPSVVDNALAKKLPIIKRYAFQKSRSQDKQTSAQNDTRLGNKLI comes from the coding sequence ATGAATATTGAGTGGCGTAATCAAGTGGTGCTTCTTACAGGTGCTACTGGCGGTATTGGTAAAGCAATAGCCAAGGCGCTTGATGAAAAAGGCGCGCACATTATCCTAACTGGCAGAAGTAAGGCGAAGCTCGAACAGCTGCAACAAAATTTAACCCTTCATCATACCGCCGTTATGGCTGACATTACGTCAGATGAAGGCAGAGATAGAGTAGTAAGTGCCTGCCAACGACTTCCTTTAAGTATTCTGGTTAACAATGCCGGCATTACCTATGTTGGCGAGTTTGTGGGCACCCCTATCGAGTCGATTGTGTCGACAAATATGCTGGCACCCATGCTACTAACCCAACGCCTGCTGCCGTTACTAGAACGTAGACCGTCTGCGCACATTGTGAATGTAGGCTCTGCTTTTGGAGGTATCGGTTTTGCTGCGCACGGAACCTACTGCGCAACTAAATTCGCGTTGAAAGGCTGGACGGAAGCCATGCACAGAGAATTCAGCGATAGCAAAATCAAATTTCATTATCTAGCGCCACGTGCAACGCGAACCGACATAAACGACCAACGCGCTATTGCGCTAAACGACGCATTAGGCAACCAGACAGACGAACCTGATGCAGTAGCACAAGCATTTATTAAACAGTTAGAAAACAATTTGGCAAGAGTGGCGCTAGGACGTGCTGAACGCTTTTTTGCCAAACTTAACGCGCTAGTTCCCAGTGTTGTTGACAACGCGTTGGCAAAAAAACTTCCAATAATTAAACGCTATGCCTTTCAAAAATCGCGATCACAAGACAAACAAACCAGCGCTCAAAACGATACCCGCCTGGGTAATAAGCTGATTTAA
- a CDS encoding TenA family transcriptional regulator: MNFYQQLQSNTEHARQSFLQAPIIQRCFNGDFNLNDYIAFLQQAYHHVKFTVPLLMATGAKLNEDKEWLREAIGEYIEEEMGHQEWILNDLAACGVDKEKARNSQPAPATELMVAYAFDAIARKSPLYFFGMVFVLEGTSIALADAAAKQIKDKLSLPKSAFKYLTSHGALDQEHIVFFEGLMNKITAPKEQQMIIHSANMFYRLYGDIFRELTPEHGLEQVA; the protein is encoded by the coding sequence ATGAATTTCTATCAGCAACTTCAAAGCAACACCGAACATGCCAGACAGTCATTCTTACAGGCGCCGATTATACAACGCTGCTTTAACGGTGATTTTAACCTAAACGACTATATTGCCTTTCTTCAACAGGCCTATCATCACGTTAAGTTTACTGTTCCACTGCTTATGGCTACAGGTGCCAAACTCAACGAAGATAAGGAATGGCTAAGAGAAGCAATTGGTGAATACATTGAAGAAGAAATGGGTCACCAGGAGTGGATCCTTAACGACCTTGCAGCCTGTGGCGTTGATAAAGAAAAGGCGAGGAATAGTCAGCCTGCACCCGCCACCGAATTAATGGTTGCCTATGCTTTTGATGCAATAGCTCGCAAAAGTCCACTGTATTTCTTCGGCATGGTATTCGTTTTAGAGGGCACAAGTATCGCGCTTGCCGACGCCGCTGCAAAACAAATCAAAGACAAGTTATCACTGCCTAAATCAGCGTTTAAATACCTTACCTCTCACGGTGCGCTAGACCAAGAGCACATTGTTTTCTTTGAAGGGCTTATGAACAAAATTACCGCCCCCAAAGAGCAACAAATGATCATTCACAGCGCGAACATGTTTTATCGCTTATACGGAGATATCTTTCGCGAATTAACACCCGAACACGGCTTGGAACAGGTTGCTTAA
- a CDS encoding AMP-binding protein produces MLLNQYINGHDNDVALKCTHGSITYRALLSAVENLASWITNHNAERVGIAFDNSFAWVIADLACQQADVCCVPVPLFFSTSQQEHVLNESQCHFLLTNRGGELSEWSESPTVIDCENDIVAHSLKHDSRVYTPVGTNKITFTSGSTGSPKGVCLSTESQWKVAHSIERAVQPEIVNHLCLLPLSTLLENIAGVYTPLYHGGTVYLATASERGFRGSKLVNPNALLSLIDRVQPSSVILVPDLLMVLVQACNQGWTPPSSLVFIAVGGAHVAPTLLAQAQAKGLPVFEGYGLSEAVSVSTLNTPNCNTMGSAGKTLGHNQLHIEEGEIVVTGNHFLGYLNQPSSFYPTQVRTGDLGFFSDNTLTLNGRIKNIMVNSFGRNVSPEWIESLLLGTGLFRQALVYCEAKPYCVALLVPASNTISNSQIQSTVALINKQLPDYAQVVSFATIGLCTPENQLLTPTGKLKRDAIITRYATDLDMLYQSQDQHQYSVQSTTAFSSQFVIKE; encoded by the coding sequence ATGTTGCTTAATCAGTATATAAATGGGCACGATAATGACGTTGCGCTTAAATGCACACACGGTTCAATAACTTACCGCGCCCTTTTGAGCGCCGTCGAGAACCTCGCAAGCTGGATAACAAACCACAATGCCGAGAGGGTGGGCATTGCCTTTGACAATAGCTTTGCATGGGTGATTGCTGATTTAGCCTGCCAACAGGCTGACGTCTGCTGTGTCCCAGTTCCGTTATTTTTTAGCACTTCCCAACAAGAACATGTATTAAATGAGAGCCAGTGTCACTTTTTATTGACCAATCGCGGTGGTGAACTAAGTGAGTGGAGTGAGTCACCGACTGTTATTGATTGCGAAAACGACATTGTCGCTCATTCACTCAAACATGACTCTCGTGTATACACACCTGTAGGTACTAACAAAATAACCTTTACTTCTGGCTCTACGGGCTCACCGAAAGGCGTGTGCCTGTCAACTGAATCGCAATGGAAAGTTGCCCATTCTATTGAGCGTGCTGTTCAACCAGAAATAGTGAACCACCTGTGTTTACTGCCATTGTCTACCCTGCTTGAAAATATTGCAGGTGTTTACACCCCTCTGTACCACGGCGGCACCGTTTATTTAGCCACGGCATCTGAGCGCGGATTTCGAGGAAGCAAACTCGTCAATCCAAACGCACTGCTGTCACTGATAGACCGCGTTCAACCATCGTCGGTGATCTTGGTTCCCGACTTGCTAATGGTGCTAGTACAGGCATGTAATCAGGGCTGGACACCACCTTCATCACTAGTGTTCATTGCTGTTGGCGGTGCGCATGTAGCGCCCACTTTGCTGGCGCAAGCTCAAGCGAAAGGACTACCAGTATTTGAAGGTTATGGCTTATCTGAAGCGGTATCAGTATCAACATTGAACACGCCCAATTGCAATACGATGGGCAGTGCCGGAAAAACGCTTGGTCATAATCAACTGCACATCGAAGAGGGTGAAATTGTAGTTACAGGCAACCACTTTCTGGGCTATCTGAATCAACCTTCCTCATTTTATCCAACCCAAGTCAGAACCGGCGATTTAGGCTTTTTTTCTGACAACACACTTACGCTGAATGGGCGTATAAAAAACATAATGGTGAACAGCTTTGGCAGAAATGTATCACCAGAGTGGATTGAATCTTTATTGCTGGGAACGGGACTGTTTAGGCAGGCTTTGGTGTATTGCGAAGCTAAACCCTACTGTGTCGCGCTCCTCGTACCCGCTTCCAATACTATTTCTAATTCACAGATTCAAAGCACCGTGGCGCTTATCAATAAGCAGTTACCTGACTATGCGCAAGTTGTTAGTTTCGCCACCATCGGTCTTTGCACGCCAGAAAACCAACTGCTTACCCCAACGGGAAAACTGAAACGTGACGCAATAATTACCCGCTACGCGACTGACTTAGACATGCTCTACCAGAGCCAAGATCAACACCAGTACAGCGTTCAAAGCACAACAGCATTTTCTTCTCAATTTGTTATCAAGGAATAA
- a CDS encoding thermostable hemolysin, which produces MSHVLASVPTQVASQQPAIVSKEKPAITFIAAKHGHNARRRIEAFIASGFKARYNARVTSFMPMLFALDAKGVKAAAGARFAAYDGQYNSLFIEQYLNTSVETALTLQGITVNRAHIAEVGNLFSSASRYTLPLLFALFFVLKRCGSKYLVFSATSQLTSLLMGTGIQLLPLVKADVSKLKGNGDDWGTYYDTAPQVTALSLNHVTQHIIGCPELNAHYQRAIELISANVDALTQNTCTKKETAYVA; this is translated from the coding sequence ATGAGTCACGTTTTAGCTTCAGTTCCAACCCAGGTTGCTAGTCAGCAACCTGCGATTGTCTCAAAGGAAAAGCCCGCTATAACCTTTATCGCGGCAAAACATGGACATAATGCCCGCCGCCGTATTGAAGCGTTTATAGCGAGTGGTTTTAAAGCTCGCTACAACGCACGAGTGACTTCCTTTATGCCTATGCTGTTTGCTCTTGACGCTAAGGGAGTTAAAGCCGCCGCAGGCGCAAGATTTGCCGCCTATGATGGTCAGTATAATTCTCTTTTTATAGAGCAATACCTTAACACTTCGGTAGAAACTGCCCTCACCTTACAAGGGATAACCGTAAACAGAGCGCATATTGCTGAAGTTGGTAACCTTTTTAGCAGTGCATCGCGCTATACCCTCCCCTTGTTATTTGCCCTGTTCTTCGTTTTAAAACGATGTGGTAGCAAATATCTGGTTTTCAGTGCGACCTCACAGCTCACCTCTTTACTCATGGGCACGGGTATTCAACTCCTCCCCCTTGTTAAAGCAGATGTGTCAAAACTTAAAGGGAATGGCGATGATTGGGGCACCTATTATGACACCGCTCCTCAGGTTACTGCCCTGTCGCTAAATCACGTAACCCAACACATTATTGGCTGCCCTGAACTTAATGCTCATTACCAACGTGCAATTGAGCTTATTTCCGCAAATGTGGATGCGTTAACGCAAAATACCTGCACAAAAAAGGAAACAGCGTATGTTGCTTAA
- a CDS encoding ArnT family glycosyltransferase has product MLNSNSHASTLFFFACALIFVGLGFRDAWPPDEPRFALVAKEMVNSGQWLVPMRGGEIYPDKPPVFMWCIAFFYLITGSLKVAMLLPNAIASLVTLGLTYKLSLRLASEKAAMLSMLVLLLSPQFLIQAKFAQIDALVACFIWISVYGLIQHFYVHVNWRWYFAAWFFMGLGIITKGVGFLPVLLFIPIAFFAFTSGSHRGKWSLRMLFGPLVMLSVVAMWLAPLLYLGLIKQDPQIQQYLSNILFKQTAERYANAWHHIEPWYYYIVEVIPVFWITPIAILVSKAKSLKDALTHNHAYSSLLIWVILVVIFFSISPGKRGVYVLPALPALSMVAGLVLANSTVSRGLVLFARAVTSLISAVLLIAGLALLFHEPTAVKLMTRFDSDSETLVRLSIVLLVLGFAGLCTHIVYYVYNKKRNAGDGELLARQLLAWLFILTVIPSTFGAWLLNDYRTPRIVLQNAESQISNMLTKDSTAFEVGIVSFKEQYLLYSPFEMAHFGYHTPKEVENGTAWAWLANTSEPSREQTKVSGQRVRPPMRQRFLLVPSDYKFQCADLSQATSLGVVHRDEWLLLPATAASATCDLPANGPVFNSYDGSSD; this is encoded by the coding sequence GTGCTTAATTCAAATAGCCATGCATCTACCCTGTTCTTTTTTGCCTGTGCTCTGATATTTGTTGGTCTGGGTTTCAGAGATGCTTGGCCCCCCGATGAGCCTCGATTTGCCTTGGTCGCAAAAGAGATGGTGAACAGCGGACAGTGGCTTGTGCCCATGCGCGGTGGCGAAATTTATCCAGACAAGCCTCCTGTGTTTATGTGGTGTATTGCCTTCTTTTACCTTATAACGGGTAGCCTGAAGGTGGCTATGCTCCTGCCTAACGCTATCGCAAGCCTTGTCACTTTGGGGTTAACCTACAAGCTATCGCTAAGACTTGCCAGTGAAAAAGCGGCAATGTTGAGTATGCTCGTACTTCTACTGAGCCCTCAGTTTCTTATTCAAGCCAAATTTGCTCAAATAGATGCCCTTGTCGCCTGCTTTATCTGGATTAGCGTCTACGGACTCATTCAGCACTTTTATGTGCATGTTAATTGGCGGTGGTACTTTGCAGCATGGTTCTTTATGGGGCTTGGGATCATAACCAAAGGCGTTGGCTTTTTACCTGTTCTTTTATTTATCCCCATTGCATTTTTCGCATTTACCAGCGGCTCACATCGCGGCAAGTGGTCATTGCGCATGTTGTTTGGCCCCTTAGTCATGCTATCAGTTGTGGCGATGTGGCTTGCACCTCTACTTTATCTTGGTTTGATAAAACAAGATCCTCAAATACAACAATACTTGTCGAACATTTTGTTTAAACAAACGGCTGAGCGATATGCCAATGCCTGGCACCACATAGAGCCCTGGTATTACTATATTGTTGAAGTTATTCCTGTATTTTGGATAACTCCAATTGCCATACTTGTATCAAAAGCTAAGTCGTTAAAAGATGCACTTACTCACAACCACGCTTACTCATCCTTGTTGATATGGGTAATATTGGTTGTCATTTTCTTTAGTATCAGCCCAGGTAAACGTGGTGTTTATGTTCTACCGGCACTGCCTGCGTTGAGTATGGTTGCAGGCCTGGTACTTGCGAATTCAACTGTATCAAGAGGGTTGGTGCTTTTTGCGCGCGCAGTTACTTCGTTAATCTCTGCCGTTTTATTGATTGCTGGCTTAGCACTGCTATTTCACGAGCCCACCGCTGTTAAGCTGATGACGCGCTTTGACAGCGACAGCGAAACCCTTGTTCGTTTAAGCATAGTATTACTTGTACTCGGTTTCGCTGGGCTTTGTACTCATATTGTCTACTATGTTTACAATAAAAAGCGCAACGCAGGGGATGGAGAATTACTCGCCCGCCAATTACTGGCATGGCTTTTCATTTTAACTGTAATTCCTTCAACATTCGGTGCATGGCTGCTAAATGACTACCGTACTCCCCGTATAGTCCTTCAAAATGCAGAAAGCCAAATAAGTAATATGTTGACGAAGGATTCAACTGCCTTCGAGGTAGGGATAGTCAGCTTTAAAGAACAGTATTTGCTTTATTCACCCTTTGAAATGGCTCATTTTGGTTACCATACCCCGAAAGAAGTAGAAAACGGTACAGCGTGGGCTTGGCTGGCTAATACTTCCGAGCCTTCCCGCGAGCAGACAAAGGTTTCAGGCCAGCGGGTTAGACCGCCAATGCGTCAACGCTTTTTGTTAGTTCCAAGTGACTACAAATTTCAATGTGCAGACTTATCACAAGCCACTTCACTGGGCGTAGTCCACCGTGACGAATGGTTATTGCTTCCTGCCACTGCTGCGAGCGCTACCTGTGATTTACCGGCTAACGGCCCAGTTTTTAATAGCTATGACGGCTCAAGCGATTAA
- a CDS encoding TVP38/TMEM64 family protein: MKTNVRRLKSFIQFFIGAASIALICYVSLEVTGEVWKHGDDTDWLNAYISNLNWQSLCMILGGCVVLLTMGFPRQAVSFFCGVGFGALQGGLIALLLTVLSACVAYALANGPLRSLAVRLLGSKLKPVENKLAKRSFRNVLIVRLFPVGSNLITNAVAGVLSVPFVPFILASAIGFAPQTFLFTLLGSGSRFVSSLEQPLQIGGLIISLLLLLSLSGISRRSEPS, encoded by the coding sequence ATGAAGACTAATGTTCGCCGCCTCAAAAGCTTCATACAGTTTTTCATCGGGGCAGCTAGCATCGCGCTTATCTGCTATGTGTCGCTAGAGGTCACTGGTGAAGTATGGAAGCACGGTGATGATACAGATTGGTTGAATGCCTATATTTCAAATTTAAATTGGCAATCGCTGTGCATGATACTGGGTGGTTGTGTTGTACTTTTAACCATGGGTTTTCCCCGTCAGGCTGTCAGTTTTTTTTGCGGAGTGGGCTTTGGCGCATTGCAGGGAGGATTAATTGCCTTGTTGCTAACGGTATTGTCTGCATGTGTAGCCTACGCATTAGCAAATGGCCCTCTGCGCTCACTCGCCGTCCGTCTTTTAGGTTCAAAATTAAAACCTGTTGAAAACAAACTGGCCAAGCGAAGTTTTCGCAATGTGTTAATTGTTCGTTTATTCCCTGTAGGCTCAAACTTAATCACAAACGCCGTCGCGGGTGTGCTAAGCGTTCCGTTTGTCCCGTTTATTCTGGCAAGTGCAATCGGCTTTGCGCCTCAAACTTTTTTGTTTACCTTGCTTGGAAGCGGTTCTCGATTTGTCAGTTCCCTTGAACAGCCTTTACAAATTGGTGGCTTAATCATTAGCCTTCTTCTACTTCTATCCTTATCAGGCATTTCTCGTAGGAGTGAGCCGTCGTGA
- a CDS encoding glycosyltransferase family 2 protein, translated as MRQFDVSVVLPAKNEAKNLSALLLEISEVVPNATTEIIVVDDGSSDESLSLLRNLSSTLPVSCRVIVHPMSCGQSTSVFHGVLQAKGKWIITLDADGQNDPADIPRLIRAAKETNAAHFCVIGHRKKRKDTPWKRFQSKVANRVRQWILQDDTPDTGCGLKLLPRSTFLLLPYFDHMHRYIPALTKRLGGKVVCVSVNHRARLEGKSNYTAWNRGWAGIIDMLGVRWLMYRNKLNHIVSGMGHED; from the coding sequence ATGCGCCAGTTTGACGTCAGTGTTGTTTTACCTGCTAAAAATGAAGCCAAAAACCTTTCTGCTTTGTTGCTAGAAATTTCAGAGGTGGTCCCTAATGCAACAACAGAAATTATTGTTGTAGATGATGGTAGCAGCGACGAATCTCTATCCTTACTGCGTAACCTTTCAAGCACCTTGCCGGTAAGTTGTCGGGTCATCGTCCATCCTATGAGCTGCGGTCAAAGCACTTCGGTTTTTCACGGTGTTTTGCAGGCAAAAGGAAAGTGGATCATCACCCTTGATGCTGATGGGCAAAACGATCCTGCTGATATACCGCGACTTATTCGCGCAGCTAAAGAAACTAACGCAGCGCACTTCTGCGTTATCGGACATCGTAAGAAGCGAAAAGATACCCCGTGGAAGCGATTTCAGTCTAAAGTTGCCAATCGTGTTCGCCAGTGGATCCTACAGGACGACACACCAGACACGGGCTGTGGCTTGAAGCTACTCCCAAGAAGCACCTTTTTACTTTTACCCTACTTTGACCATATGCACCGATATATTCCCGCTTTAACTAAAAGGCTTGGGGGAAAGGTGGTATGTGTATCGGTCAATCATCGCGCGCGTTTAGAAGGTAAATCAAATTACACAGCGTGGAATCGTGGCTGGGCAGGGATCATCGATATGCTTGGCGTCAGATGGCTAATGTACAGAAACAAGCTTAATCACATTGTCAGCGGAATGGGTCATGAAGACTAA
- a CDS encoding cupredoxin domain-containing protein produces the protein MTSYFKSSLAFAFFACHVPSAWALPEVVVEIKSHLFYPQEVTVPAGQKVKLTFINFDNTPEEIDSFSLNREKVIFANSRGTIFIGPLTPGEYPFFGEFHPNTAVGKVVVKSAEDNQYAH, from the coding sequence ATGACTTCGTACTTTAAGTCATCCCTTGCCTTTGCCTTTTTTGCCTGCCACGTACCAAGTGCCTGGGCGCTACCTGAGGTTGTAGTTGAAATTAAATCACATTTGTTTTACCCCCAAGAAGTCACTGTTCCAGCTGGGCAAAAGGTAAAACTTACTTTTATCAACTTTGACAATACACCAGAGGAAATCGATAGCTTCTCTTTAAACAGAGAGAAAGTGATATTTGCAAATAGCAGAGGCACCATATTTATCGGACCGCTCACACCAGGAGAATACCCCTTCTTCGGAGAATTTCATCCCAACACCGCAGTGGGTAAAGTGGTAGTGAAAAGCGCAGAGGACAATCAATATGCTCATTAA
- a CDS encoding sensor histidine kinase, whose product MSSIRRFLILTLISALVLVIFSAALHGYRATLNISSALLDDELIELSHAIAYFDSNQQEEEHELLFQIWKRGELISTSSAELTTPIAAFTPGFSEVNALGTRWRVFAKYQEQTATWYMVAQPVSNRFMLTDSLTVAAITPFILSVPLLALILFFGITWGLSPLKHLSRLLAKRKGNDFSVIAMHREPSELTPVVSTLNTMFNRLNAAFEREQQFASNAAHELRTPLSVMKINIHNIANELGEKGEALKTLKADTDRMIHAVNQFLLLTRTSPETFVEQREPINVHHVAQEVISDLYGKIENKAQEIALEGDEVWLQSSQFMLYTLLQNLVSNASNYSPKNAQILIKVECHHRGVSLSVCDSGPGIPADQRPEVIKRFQRGPTSKPTSGSGLGLAIVAQVVALHNAELTLHESSMGGLEVRVNFSNDFVL is encoded by the coding sequence TTGTCGTCTATTCGCCGTTTTCTAATCCTTACACTAATCAGTGCTCTCGTATTGGTGATTTTTAGCGCAGCCCTTCATGGCTATCGCGCGACTCTAAATATCTCAAGTGCACTTTTAGACGACGAATTGATTGAACTCTCCCACGCCATTGCTTACTTCGATAGTAATCAACAGGAAGAAGAGCATGAACTGTTGTTTCAGATTTGGAAGAGGGGCGAACTAATAAGCACCTCTTCGGCTGAACTCACTACCCCAATAGCCGCCTTCACACCCGGTTTTTCTGAAGTCAACGCGTTAGGCACTCGTTGGCGTGTGTTTGCTAAGTACCAGGAACAAACTGCCACTTGGTACATGGTCGCCCAGCCGGTAAGCAACCGCTTTATGCTTACCGATTCACTCACCGTAGCGGCCATTACCCCTTTCATATTGAGTGTGCCTTTACTCGCTCTTATTCTGTTCTTTGGCATAACATGGGGCTTGTCACCTTTAAAACATTTATCTAGATTGCTAGCAAAGCGAAAAGGAAACGACTTTTCTGTCATTGCAATGCATAGAGAACCAAGTGAACTTACACCTGTGGTTTCCACACTGAATACCATGTTCAATCGTCTTAACGCTGCATTTGAGCGTGAACAACAGTTTGCTTCCAATGCGGCGCACGAACTTAGAACGCCTTTAAGTGTTATGAAAATCAATATTCACAACATCGCAAACGAATTGGGCGAAAAGGGTGAAGCACTTAAAACACTTAAGGCTGATACTGACAGAATGATCCACGCAGTAAACCAGTTTCTCTTGCTAACGCGAACAAGCCCAGAGACCTTTGTTGAACAACGAGAGCCTATTAATGTGCACCATGTCGCTCAAGAGGTTATTAGTGACCTTTATGGAAAAATAGAAAATAAAGCACAGGAAATTGCGCTGGAAGGAGATGAGGTTTGGCTTCAAAGCTCGCAGTTTATGCTATATACGCTGCTTCAGAATTTGGTAAGTAATGCGAGTAACTATTCGCCTAAAAATGCGCAAATTTTAATTAAAGTAGAATGTCATCACCGTGGTGTCTCATTAAGTGTATGCGATTCTGGCCCTGGCATTCCCGCTGATCAACGACCTGAGGTTATAAAACGGTTTCAAAGGGGGCCTACGAGTAAACCCACTTCGGGGAGTGGACTAGGTCTCGCAATTGTTGCGCAAGTTGTTGCTTTACATAATGCAGAACTGACACTGCACGAAAGCTCGATGGGCGGTTTAGAAGTAAGGGTGAATTTTTCAAATGACTTCGTACTTTAA